The Rhopalosiphum maidis isolate BTI-1 chromosome 1, ASM367621v3, whole genome shotgun sequence genome has a segment encoding these proteins:
- the LOC113547828 gene encoding soluble guanylate cyclase 88E-like isoform X4, whose translation MYGLLLENLSEYIKKMYGEDRWEEIRRMANVDQPSFSVHQVYCETLIPRLAKKSQQVLGITEKEFFEQMGVHFVSFVGQYGYDRVLSVLGRHMRDFLNGLDNLHEYLKFSYPRMQAPSFICENESRQGLTLHYRSKRRGFVYYTMGQIKEVARHFYHKEMRIELVREEILMDTVHVTFQLKFDNRAFTLASMTMTREEKHLPISASVLFEIFPFCIVFSSNMIVQSIGNSLMVILPDLVGKRITNWFDLVRPLIAFKFQTILNRTNNIFELVTVQPVLSNRPTDRHVILSDESYFSPEENKLRLKGQMIYMDNWQMMMYLGTPVMPDLNALVTTGLYINDLSMHDFSRDLMLAGTQQSVELKLALDQEQLKSKKLEESMRKLDEEMKRTDELLYQMIPKQVADRLRSGENPIDTCQMFDSVSILFSDIVTFTEICSRITPMEVVSMLNAMYSIFDTLTERNKVYKVETIGDAYMVVSGAPMTEDNHAEKVCDMALDMVDAITDLKDPSTGSHLQIRVGVHSGAVVAGIVGLKMPRYCLFGDSVNTASRMESTSEAMKIHISQTTRDLISASYMVKERGEIYVKGKGAMKTYWLEHRESRPPLSRVLPLANSDLPELEWERSADTVFDIVERNTDMTMQLAEDRIRTYSPVTFQEVARHSISRSPVREYYRESRSNSISCTPIVSQKELQRLTCLNRSSSPLSRFARKIEQLPKPPDCTSTAAVAVAVQRHRYVRNTVGGRGGTQTAPSSPETHKEEDVSADSSPLLPVALPEPPAESAAISQSPPLPPPPPPPPPPPPPVIKSNPVLVHVADYVSSDCVDSVDSDDQRSLQTRDADDLGGSDVGGDHPHPFPESSDDDLPPDDDEDDDDLDLSSAGPTTPPPRSSPSSASPTDAARTAVTTSKSDGQIYGRRRRCADDEPDDDASTSSLNRQTQCCMRFKTHPKSSRKRSQSHSCKLI comes from the exons ATGTACGGGCTTTTATTGGAAAACCTCTcggagtatataaaaaaaatgtacggcGAAGACAGATGGGAAGAGATTCGGCGAATGGCCAATGTGGACCAACCTAGTTTTAGTGTACACCAAGTGTATTGTGAAACGCTTATTCCACGACTAGCGAAAAAATCCCAACAA GTGCTTGGAATTACGGaaaaagaattttttgaaCAAATGGGAGTTCATTTTGTCAGTTTTGTTGGCCAATACGGTTATGATAGAGTACTATCGGTATTGGGACGACACATGAGAGACTTTCTAAACG GTTTGGATAATTTACATGAATATCTTAAGTTTTCATACCCAAGAATGCAGGCGCCTTCATTCATTTGTGAAAACGAATCTAGACAAGGATTGACATTGCATTACCGTAGTAAACGCCGCGGTTTCGTGTACTATACTATGGGCCAAATAAAGGAAGTGGCTAGGCATTTTTATCACAAG gaAATGCGCATTGAACTAGTTCGTGAAGAGATTTTAATGGATACAGTGCACGTGACGTTTCAAttgaaatttgataatagagCGTTCACATTAGCATCGATGACAATGACAAGGGAGGAAAAACATCTTCCAATAAGTGCATCGGTGCTGTTCGAAATATTTCCGTTTTGCATTGTGTTCAG CTCCAATATGATTGTTCAAAGCATTGGAAACTCATTGATGGTCATTCTACCAGATCTAGTTGGAAAACGGATTACTAATTGGTTTGACCTTGTTAGACCTTTGATagcttttaaatttcaaacg ATTTTGAATcgaacgaataatatttttgagctaGTTACTGTTCAACCAGTGCTTTCTAATCGACCAACAGACAGACACGTCATTCTAAGCGATGAATCTTATTTTTCCCCAGAAGAAAACAAACTTCGATtaaaag GACAAATGATTTATATGGACAATTGGCAAATGATGATGTACTTGGGTACGCCCGTGATGCCTGATCTCAATGCATTAGTTACTACCGgcttatacataaatgatctCTCCATGCACGACTTCAGCAG GGACCTAATGTTGGCAGGGACACAACAGTCGGTTGAATTAAAGCTGGCACTAGACCAAGAGCAGTTAAAGTCAAAAAAACTGGAAGAGTCGATGCGGAAACTAGATGAAGAAATGAAGCGTACTGATGAGCTGCTGTATCAGATGATACCCAAACAAGTGGCCGATCGACTGAGGTCGGGCGAAAACCCCATAGACACATGCcaa atgTTTGACAGCGTGTCCATATTGTTTTCGGACATTGTCACGTTTACCGAAATATGTAGCAGAATCACCCCGATGGAAGTGGTTTCAATGCTTAACGCCATGTATTCTATATTCGACACACTAACTGAACGGAACAAAGTTTATAAG gTGGAAACTATTGGTGATGCATATATGGTTGTTTCGGGTGCACCGATGACTGAAGACAATCACGCAGAAAAAGTGTGTGATATGGCATTGGATATGGTTGACGCCATTACAGATCTAAAAGATCCGTCGACAg GGTCACATTTACAAATCCGCGTCGGCGTACATTCCGGAGCAGTGGTAGCTGGTATTGTCGGCTTGAAAATGCCGAGATACTGTTTGTTCGGTGACTCGGTCAACACCGCATCTCGAATGGAATCCACGAGCGAAGCAATGAAAATTCATATATCACAAACCACTAGAGATCTGATTTCAGCATCGTACATGGTCAAAGAGCGTGGTGAGATTTATGTGAAAGGAAAAG gcGCCATGAAAACGTATTGGTTGGAACACCGGGAAAGCCGACCACCATTAAGCCGGGTATTGCCACTGGCCAATTCTGATTTACCAGAATTGGAGTGGGAGCGTAGTGCCGATACGGTATTTGACATTGTGGAACGCAACACGGACATGACCATGCAGTTGGCCGAAGACAGGATCAGGACATACTCGCCAGTGACATTTCAAGAAGTGGCTAGGCACTCGATATCGCGTTCACCAGTTAGAGAATATTATCGAG AGTCCCGATCGAATTCAATAAGTTGCACGCCCATCGTGTCGCAGAAAGAGCTGCAACGGTTGACGTGTCTGAACAGGAGCTCGTCGCCGCTGTCGCGGTTTGCGAGGAAAATCGAACAGCTACCAAAGCCGCCGGACTGCACTTCCACTGCAGCTGTCGCGGTCGCCGTCCAGAGACACAGATACGTGAGAAACACAGTGGGCGGCCGCGGCGGCACGCAGACGGCTCCGTCGTCGCCGGAGACGCACAAGGAAGAGGACGTCTCGGCCGATTCGTCACCGCTACTTCCGGTAGCGCTTCCGGAACCACCCGCGGAGTCGGCGGCAATTTCGCAGTCGCCACCGTtgccaccgccaccgccgccaccgccgccgccaccgccgccggtCATTAAGTCCAATCCCGTTCTGGTGCACGTGGCCGATTACGTCTCGTCCGATTGCGTGGACAGCGTCGATTCGGACGATCAGCGGTCGCTGCAGACTAGAGACGCGGACGACCTGGGCGGATCGGACGTCGGAGGGGACCACCCGCACCCTTTCCCTGAGTCTTCCGACGACGATCTACCGCCGGACGACGACGAGGACGACGACGATTTGGACCTGTCTTCGGCGGGTCCCACCACTCCGCCGCCCAGATCGTCACCTTCGTCAGCGTCGCCGACCGACGCCGCCCGAACTGCAGTGACCACGTCCAAGTCGGACGGGCAGATATACggccggcggcggcggtgtgcAGACGACGAACCCGATGACGACGCGAGCACGTCCAGTCTTAACCGGCAGACTCAGTGCTGCATGAGATTCAAAACGCACCCGAAGTCGTCCAGGAAGCGATCGCAGTCCCACTCCTGCAAATTGATCTAA